One Acutalibacter muris DNA window includes the following coding sequences:
- a CDS encoding acyl-CoA dehydratase activase-related protein has protein sequence MRIGLDVGSTTLKCVVYDKDTPVFREYERHFSQIAGKASDMLRRVAEQFPGADRAGLCISGSAGMGLAEDLGIPFVQEVYATRTAVVKYMPEADVVIELGGEDAKILFLSGSMEVRMNGSCAGGTGAFIDQMATLLDITPGELNEIAGKAERTYSIASRCGVFAKSDLQALLNQGAQKDDIAASILTAVVNQTVAGLAQGREIEGNIVYLGGPLTFLPELRGAFDKILGVEGTCPENSLYYVAMGAALAGDSEEFDLLEITERIANYSSSHSYQSSDALFANKDEYEEFVERHKRDSVPTDGKLSADGTAYVGIDAGSTTVKAVAINSEGNIVSSRYLPNNGNPVPLVRDFLSDLYRDFPNINIKGAASTGYGEEIIKNAFGLDCGVVETIAHFTAAKRFQPEVDFIIDIGGQDIKCFRIKDGVIDNIFLNEACSSGCGSFLQTFAGALGYEMGDFAREGLFAGSPVDLGSRCTVFMNSSVKQAQKDGATLGNISAGLSMSVVKNALYKVIRVTDAKSLGRHIVVQGGTFLNDAVLRAFEREIGQNVTRPSVAGLMGAFGAALYAKEHSSGESGILTPKELESFTHEVKAITCGGCQNHCRLTVNTFANGARYIAGNRCDKPLQKHSPTAKYNLYDYKKELLAGYGPAKGERGTIGIPMGLNMFELFPFWHTFFTKLGFGVVTSPQSDRQLYFRGQHTIPSDTVCYPAKLLHGHMEALMDMKPDAIFYPCMSYNLDEHKGDNHYNCPVVAYYPEVLDANITALEEHKFIYDYVGLHRRKDFPRKMTAILAKYFPPIPEREVREAAAAAYEEYERYMSRIREKGREYLAYAKENSLPVVILSGRPYHLDPEINHGIDKLICECGAVLVTEDSVSDQVEKFPTTVLNQWTYHARLYAAAKFVAESKDPRINLVQLVSFGCGVDAITGDEVRSILESGDRIYTQIKIDEITNLGAVRIRLRSLFAALGLGE, from the coding sequence ATGAGAATAGGTTTGGATGTGGGCTCCACAACGCTGAAATGTGTGGTATATGACAAAGATACGCCGGTATTCCGGGAATATGAGCGCCATTTCTCCCAGATAGCGGGAAAGGCCTCGGATATGCTGCGCCGGGTGGCGGAGCAGTTCCCGGGCGCCGATAGGGCAGGGCTGTGTATATCCGGCTCGGCGGGCATGGGCCTTGCAGAGGACCTGGGAATCCCCTTTGTACAGGAGGTCTATGCCACCCGCACGGCGGTGGTGAAATATATGCCAGAGGCCGACGTGGTGATAGAGCTGGGCGGCGAGGACGCGAAGATACTGTTCCTCTCCGGCTCCATGGAGGTGCGCATGAACGGCTCCTGCGCCGGGGGCACCGGGGCCTTTATCGACCAGATGGCCACTCTCTTGGACATAACCCCAGGAGAACTGAACGAGATAGCCGGGAAAGCGGAACGCACCTATAGCATAGCCTCCCGCTGCGGGGTCTTCGCAAAGTCTGACCTCCAGGCGCTTCTAAACCAGGGAGCCCAAAAGGACGACATTGCCGCCAGTATTCTCACTGCCGTGGTTAACCAGACGGTGGCGGGCCTGGCCCAGGGCCGGGAGATAGAGGGAAATATAGTCTATCTTGGCGGGCCGCTGACCTTCCTGCCGGAGCTTAGAGGCGCCTTTGACAAGATACTGGGGGTGGAGGGGACGTGCCCGGAGAACTCCCTGTACTATGTGGCTATGGGCGCTGCCCTGGCCGGGGACTCCGAGGAGTTTGACCTTTTGGAGATAACTGAGCGCATAGCAAACTACAGCTCCAGCCACAGCTATCAGAGCAGCGACGCTCTGTTTGCTAATAAGGACGAGTACGAGGAGTTTGTGGAGCGGCACAAGCGGGACAGCGTGCCCACCGACGGAAAGCTATCAGCGGACGGCACGGCCTATGTGGGCATAGACGCGGGGTCCACCACGGTGAAGGCCGTGGCCATAAACTCCGAGGGGAATATTGTCTCCTCGCGGTATCTTCCGAACAACGGCAACCCGGTGCCGCTGGTGCGGGACTTCCTCTCCGACCTCTACAGGGACTTTCCCAATATAAATATAAAGGGCGCGGCCTCCACGGGCTATGGTGAGGAGATAATCAAGAATGCCTTTGGCCTGGACTGCGGAGTTGTGGAGACTATCGCCCACTTTACCGCCGCCAAGAGGTTCCAGCCGGAGGTGGATTTTATCATCGACATCGGCGGACAGGACATAAAGTGCTTTAGGATAAAGGACGGCGTTATCGACAATATCTTTTTGAACGAGGCCTGTTCCTCGGGCTGCGGCTCCTTCTTGCAGACCTTTGCCGGGGCCCTGGGATATGAGATGGGAGATTTTGCCAGGGAGGGACTCTTTGCCGGCAGCCCGGTGGACCTGGGCTCACGGTGCACGGTGTTCATGAACTCCTCCGTGAAGCAGGCCCAGAAGGACGGGGCTACTTTGGGCAACATCTCGGCGGGGCTGTCCATGAGCGTGGTGAAAAACGCGCTCTATAAGGTCATCCGCGTGACGGACGCCAAAAGCCTTGGCAGGCACATTGTGGTCCAGGGGGGCACCTTCTTAAACGACGCGGTGCTCCGGGCCTTTGAGAGGGAGATAGGCCAGAACGTGACAAGGCCCTCGGTGGCGGGGCTGATGGGGGCCTTTGGCGCGGCCCTGTACGCCAAGGAGCACAGCAGCGGCGAAAGCGGCATACTGACCCCAAAGGAGCTGGAGAGCTTTACCCATGAGGTCAAGGCCATCACCTGCGGCGGCTGTCAGAACCACTGCCGGCTGACGGTAAACACCTTTGCCAACGGGGCGCGGTATATTGCGGGCAACCGCTGCGATAAGCCCCTTCAAAAGCACAGCCCCACGGCAAAGTACAACCTCTACGACTATAAAAAGGAGCTTCTGGCGGGGTATGGGCCCGCAAAGGGAGAGCGGGGCACCATAGGCATACCCATGGGCCTTAATATGTTCGAGCTGTTCCCCTTCTGGCACACCTTCTTTACGAAGCTGGGCTTCGGGGTAGTTACCTCACCCCAGTCGGACCGGCAGCTGTACTTCAGGGGCCAGCACACGATACCATCAGATACTGTGTGCTATCCGGCAAAGCTTCTGCACGGGCACATGGAGGCCCTGATGGACATGAAGCCCGACGCCATTTTCTACCCCTGCATGAGCTATAACCTGGACGAGCATAAGGGCGACAACCACTATAACTGCCCGGTGGTGGCCTATTACCCCGAGGTGCTGGACGCGAATATAACCGCCCTTGAGGAGCACAAATTTATTTACGACTATGTGGGGCTGCACAGAAGAAAGGACTTCCCCAGGAAGATGACGGCCATCTTGGCAAAATACTTCCCGCCCATACCCGAGCGGGAGGTTAGAGAGGCCGCTGCTGCCGCTTATGAGGAGTACGAGAGGTATATGTCCCGCATACGGGAAAAGGGCCGGGAATACCTTGCCTACGCAAAAGAGAATAGCTTGCCGGTGGTGATACTCTCCGGCCGGCCCTACCACCTGGACCCGGAGATAAACCACGGCATTGACAAGCTCATCTGTGAGTGCGGGGCGGTGCTGGTGACGGAGGACTCGGTAAGCGACCAGGTGGAGAAATTCCCCACCACGGTTTTGAACCAGTGGACCTATCACGCGAGGCTGTACGCCGCGGCGAAGTTTGTGGCGGAGAGTAAGGACCCCCGCATAAACCTTGTGCAGCTGGTATCCTTCGGCTGCGGGGTGGACGCCATCACCGGGGACGAGGTGCGCTCTATACTGGAGAGCGGGGACAGGATTTACACGCAGATAAAGATAGACGAGATAACGAACCTGGGGGCGGTGCGCATAAGGCTTAGGAGCCTGTTTGCCGCCCTGGGACTGGGGGAATAA
- a CDS encoding acyl-CoA thioesterase: MTIYLRPVHYYETDRMDCVHHSNYIRWFEEARIHFMSENGFPYEGLEAAGVVSPVLSVEASYRSMCRFGDTVEIAVELAAYTGTRIAFSYTVRLSGDLKCFGRTAHCFINEAGRPVSLKKVMPEYHRIASKLLKEKEEK; encoded by the coding sequence ATGACCATATACCTCCGCCCTGTCCACTATTATGAAACAGACCGCATGGACTGTGTTCATCACTCCAACTATATCCGCTGGTTCGAAGAGGCGCGTATTCACTTTATGAGCGAGAACGGCTTCCCATATGAAGGCCTTGAAGCGGCGGGCGTCGTCAGCCCGGTACTCAGCGTGGAGGCCAGTTACCGCTCCATGTGCCGCTTCGGCGATACCGTGGAGATAGCCGTCGAGCTCGCGGCCTACACCGGCACCCGTATCGCCTTCTCCTACACCGTCAGGCTCTCCGGAGACCTGAAATGCTTCGGCCGGACTGCCCACTGCTTCATAAACGAGGCGGGCCGCCCGGTGTCCCTTAAAAAGGTCATGCCGGAATATCACCGCATCGCTTCAAAGCTTCTTAAAGAAAAGGAGGAAAAATAA
- a CDS encoding AAA family ATPase: MAKVTLVCGRLCCGKSWYCRQLMEKSPALLLSVDEITDRIFDKDLGDRHDAVTARVRAYLFDKAAEAVAAGADVILDWGFWTRAWRLEAGSFFSDQGIAHEWHYIDVSDEVWRESIARRNRAVLAGEDSSYFVDEGLLEKLQGLFEPPEPGEMDVIIERR, translated from the coding sequence ATGGCAAAGGTAACGCTCGTATGCGGCAGGCTCTGCTGCGGCAAGAGCTGGTACTGCCGTCAGCTTATGGAAAAGTCCCCGGCCCTGCTGCTGTCCGTGGACGAGATAACGGACCGCATCTTCGACAAGGACCTGGGGGACCGCCACGACGCGGTCACGGCCAGGGTGCGGGCCTACCTCTTTGATAAAGCCGCAGAGGCCGTGGCCGCCGGGGCGGACGTGATACTGGACTGGGGCTTCTGGACCCGGGCCTGGCGGCTTGAGGCCGGCAGCTTCTTTTCGGACCAGGGCATAGCTCACGAGTGGCACTATATCGACGTGTCCGATGAGGTCTGGCGGGAGAGCATCGCCCGCAGGAACCGGGCCGTCCTCGCCGGTGAGGACAGCAGCTACTTCGTGGACGAGGGATTATTAGAGAAGCTTCAAGGTCTCTTTGAGCCCCCCGAGCCCGGTGAGATGGACGTTATCATAGAGCGCCGGTGA
- the ribF gene encoding riboflavin biosynthesis protein RibF, which translates to MEILETLDIDNCAPASLALGTFDGLHLGHRAVLESALDSEYSPQVFTFKKSPSGDPALITQEDKAAELSGMGIERVYSMDFHRLRDMEAEGFARDILLRRLNARRICCGEDFRFGRGARGNVELLSRLCKEYGAELIVVPPVLDGGEKVSSTRIRRAVAEGDISTASRLLGRPFGFTLEVIHGNHIGTGLGTPTINQALPEDLTLPRFGVYAAWCETESGRYYGVCNIGVKPTVGSDRVLAETWMPEFDGDLYGRRVRVEIMDFIRPERKFSSLDQLKEEIRRNAIRAKEITGAL; encoded by the coding sequence ATGGAGATACTGGAGACCCTTGACATAGATAACTGCGCCCCGGCTTCCCTGGCCCTGGGGACCTTTGACGGGCTGCATCTGGGGCATAGAGCCGTGCTGGAGTCCGCCCTGGATTCGGAGTACAGCCCACAGGTGTTCACATTTAAAAAAAGCCCCTCGGGGGACCCGGCCCTTATCACTCAGGAGGACAAGGCGGCGGAACTTTCGGGCATGGGCATAGAGCGCGTGTATTCCATGGACTTTCATAGGCTGAGGGATATGGAGGCGGAGGGCTTTGCCCGGGATATCCTTTTGAGGAGACTTAACGCCCGGCGGATCTGCTGCGGGGAGGATTTCCGCTTTGGCCGGGGGGCCCGGGGAAACGTGGAGCTGCTCTCCCGCCTGTGCAAAGAGTATGGCGCAGAGCTTATAGTGGTGCCCCCGGTGCTGGACGGCGGGGAGAAGGTGAGCTCCACCCGCATACGAAGGGCAGTGGCCGAGGGGGATATCTCCACGGCCAGCCGGTTGCTGGGCCGGCCCTTTGGCTTTACCTTAGAGGTCATACACGGCAACCACATCGGCACTGGCCTTGGCACCCCGACTATAAACCAGGCCCTGCCGGAGGATCTGACCCTGCCCAGGTTCGGAGTATACGCCGCCTGGTGCGAGACCGAAAGCGGCAGGTATTACGGCGTATGCAACATAGGGGTAAAGCCCACGGTGGGCTCTGACCGGGTGCTGGCCGAGACATGGATGCCGGAGTTTGACGGCGACCTGTACGGCAGGAGGGTCCGGGTGGAGATTATGGACTTTATAAGGCCAGAGAGAAAGTTCTCCTCCCTGGACCAGCTCAAGGAGGAGATACGGCGCAACGCCATAAGGGCGAAGGAGATCACCGGCGCTCTATGA
- the truB gene encoding tRNA pseudouridine(55) synthase TruB: protein MNGVIILDKPAGFTSFDAVAVMRGLAREKKIGHTGTLDPMATGVLPLLIGRAAKAADLLPDTDKEYMAGFRLGERFDTGDVTGKIIETSHARASEGELLRALERFRGDIMQTPPMYSAVSVGGQRLYKLARQGIEIEREPRPVHIGRLELVSFDEKEQRGTLAVACSKGTYIRALIEDIARAAGTLGVMTALRRTKACGFTVRAAVTLEDLRALSAEGRLSAVLRPVETLFGDYPTVQVSPAQAARFCNGGGLDMGRLKMPKIAVTEGQRFCVFGPGGGFLGLAKVRLEKNELGFLKLFAIE from the coding sequence ATGAACGGAGTTATCATACTGGACAAGCCCGCGGGCTTCACCTCCTTTGACGCGGTGGCCGTCATGCGGGGGCTTGCCCGTGAGAAGAAGATAGGCCACACCGGCACCCTGGACCCTATGGCCACCGGGGTGCTTCCTTTGCTTATAGGGCGGGCGGCAAAGGCCGCTGACCTGCTGCCGGACACGGACAAGGAGTATATGGCCGGGTTCCGGCTGGGTGAGCGGTTTGATACCGGGGACGTGACCGGCAAAATTATAGAGACAAGCCACGCCCGAGCGTCAGAAGGAGAACTCCTGCGGGCTCTGGAGAGGTTTCGGGGGGATATAATGCAGACGCCCCCTATGTACTCGGCGGTGTCCGTGGGCGGCCAGCGGCTCTATAAGCTGGCGCGGCAGGGCATAGAGATAGAGCGGGAGCCAAGGCCCGTACATATCGGGAGGCTGGAGCTTGTAAGCTTTGACGAAAAGGAGCAGCGCGGGACCCTTGCCGTGGCCTGCTCGAAGGGTACTTATATCCGGGCGCTTATAGAGGACATTGCAAGGGCGGCGGGGACCCTCGGCGTTATGACCGCCCTGCGCAGGACAAAGGCCTGCGGCTTTACCGTAAGAGCTGCCGTTACGTTGGAGGACCTGCGGGCCCTGTCGGCGGAGGGCAGACTTTCGGCAGTCCTGCGCCCAGTCGAGACCCTGTTTGGGGACTATCCCACGGTGCAGGTGAGTCCCGCCCAGGCGGCGAGGTTCTGTAACGGCGGCGGGCTGGATATGGGGCGGCTGAAGATGCCCAAGATAGCGGTGACTGAGGGTCAGCGCTTCTGCGTCTTTGGACCCGGGGGAGGATTCCTCGGGCTGGCGAAGGTCCGGCTGGAAAAGAACGAGCTGGGCTTTTTGAAGCTGTTTGCTATAGAATAA
- a CDS encoding DHH family phosphoesterase, translating to MPDCKEIAALIKGWDDILVICHENPDGDALGSMFGLVRGLRSMGKRAGWYCASPLPRKFAYLEQGLSGEDFAPAHILTVDVADSKLLGDAWEKFGDGIELAIDHHSIHRPFVDVRWVDPESAATAEMVWLLLKELGAKPDIQTLGCLYTGIVTDTGCFRYRNVTPRTLRLAAELLELGAPAGDINKNIFENKNLAAVRAEVMELNTLEVFCEGKCSMIQIPRSIIESTGADEGDMDGSVGRAAAEIEGVLLFVSLKEKEDGSIKASLRATPPANAAAIAQRFGGGGHVGAAGCPLEGMDMAEARLKMMEVCEEYLKEIGSI from the coding sequence ATGCCGGACTGTAAGGAGATCGCAGCGCTTATAAAGGGCTGGGACGATATACTGGTGATATGCCACGAGAACCCGGACGGGGACGCGCTGGGCTCAATGTTCGGACTGGTACGGGGGCTGCGCTCTATGGGAAAGAGAGCGGGCTGGTACTGCGCGAGCCCTCTGCCCAGGAAGTTTGCTTACCTTGAACAGGGGCTTTCCGGGGAGGATTTCGCTCCCGCCCATATTCTTACGGTGGACGTGGCGGACAGCAAGCTCCTGGGGGACGCCTGGGAGAAATTCGGGGACGGGATAGAGCTTGCCATAGACCACCACAGTATACACCGGCCCTTTGTGGACGTCCGCTGGGTGGACCCGGAGAGCGCGGCCACCGCAGAGATGGTGTGGCTGCTGCTGAAGGAATTGGGGGCAAAGCCCGACATACAGACTCTTGGGTGCCTGTATACCGGCATTGTTACCGACACGGGCTGCTTCCGCTATAGAAATGTGACCCCGCGAACCCTGCGCCTTGCCGCAGAGCTGCTTGAACTTGGGGCCCCGGCGGGGGACATCAACAAGAACATTTTTGAGAACAAGAACCTGGCTGCGGTCCGGGCGGAGGTTATGGAGCTGAACACTCTGGAGGTATTCTGCGAAGGCAAGTGCTCAATGATACAGATACCCCGCTCCATTATCGAGAGCACCGGCGCGGACGAGGGGGATATGGACGGCAGCGTCGGCCGTGCCGCCGCCGAGATAGAGGGCGTGCTGCTGTTTGTCAGCCTGAAGGAGAAGGAGGACGGCAGCATAAAGGCCTCCCTGCGCGCCACACCGCCCGCAAACGCGGCGGCCATTGCCCAGCGCTTTGGGGGCGGCGGCCATGTGGGGGCGGCGGGCTGTCCCCTGGAGGGGATGGATATGGCCGAGGCCCGGCTCAAAATGATGGAGGTCTGTGAAGAATACTTAAAAGAGATAGGAAGTATTTAA
- the rbfA gene encoding 30S ribosome-binding factor RbfA, translated as MPGNKLARITEDVSRELSAILRELKDPRVTGCLLSVVRVEVTNDLSYCTAYISTVEGLERSKQAAEGLKSAAGYVRRELGHRLKLRHVPQLIFKPTDSIEYGASISRIINDLDIPEAPKEEEDAGL; from the coding sequence ATGCCAGGGAATAAGCTGGCCCGCATAACCGAGGACGTCAGCCGGGAGCTCTCGGCCATACTCCGTGAGCTGAAGGACCCTAGGGTTACCGGCTGTCTATTGAGTGTAGTGCGGGTGGAGGTCACAAACGACCTGTCGTACTGCACGGCCTATATCAGCACGGTGGAGGGCCTTGAGCGCTCAAAGCAGGCGGCGGAGGGCTTAAAGTCGGCGGCAGGGTATGTGCGCCGGGAGCTGGGCCATAGACTGAAGCTTAGGCATGTGCCCCAGCTGATCTTCAAGCCCACGGACTCTATAGAGTACGGGGCAAGTATCTCGAGGATAATAAACGATCTGGATATACCCGAGGCGCCAAAGGAGGAGGAAGATGCCGGACTGTAA